In the Callospermophilus lateralis isolate mCalLat2 chromosome 19, mCalLat2.hap1, whole genome shotgun sequence genome, cccaaggtcaaggACAATGATTGAGTCTTCAGGTCAGTGGCCAGGCATGCCTCTGCACCGACAAGCCCTGGGACCTGGGAAAGGGTGGGGAATGTTTTTAACACAGCTGTGTTTAAGCgccaggatggcctcccacattgGGGTACACAAGAGCTTCCCCAGCAGGCCCTGGAGGAGATTCTAGTTATTCCAGCCCAGCCCCTGGGCTTGTCCCTTCCCCTTGCTGGGCTGCATCTTGACCCTTGGGTTGACTCACTATTCTTAAAGTCGTTGGCCTCAGGGAAccctggaggaggagagagaacttCAGGGAGAGAAAAGCCCTGGGCCCAGCACACACATTCCCCACCCCAGTTCCCTGACTCCTGCCACACCTTGCTTTCCGCGGGCCTCCAGGGAGACTCCAGGGCCCAGAGCATCATTCCCATAACCAAAACCTGCAGGAGACAGATTGGAGGGTGGAGTCAGGGATGGCATGGGGAGTCAGGTGACCAACTTTTAGTGATAGGAAAGGTAGGCAGATTAACTCAGAACTCAGAGGCCACTTGGAGAGGGCACATCTCAGCTACTCCACTGCCTGGTCTCTCCCATCATCCTCGTCCAGGAACAAGACTGCAACTTCAAATTCCGGCTGCTGCCTCTGGAAACCTCTGACTTCCCTCTGGGCAGCTTCTAAAGCTGCTCCTTCTTCCGCCTGGCTTCAGACAGACCCTCACCTGACACAGGATCACTCACAGTTCCAGCCACCGTTATGGCACAGCAGGTAGCAAATATGTGAAGGAAAATAAGAAAAGCAGCAGAGACGAGAGAGGAGTAGAAAGGGGCTCGCCATAAGGGAGAAGCCAGTTCCACCTGGGGGTCGGACCAGGAGGGCTCACCAACTTCCTGCAGCTGGAGGTCACCACCACCAAAGCCTGGGGGAGAGGAAGCTAAGGGTCAGGGATGGCCCAGCCTCTGCCTCCCCTCTTCCTGGGCAAACAGAAGGCAGGAGAGGTGGGGAGAAGGTGGAAGTGTGAGGGGGGAATCGAGGCAGGAGTGCATTGAAGAGCCTCCTCACCCTGTTCTGCTCCTGGTCCGGAGCCACTGGGAAGCTGGTAGCCTGTGAGGGGAATGGAAGTCAGTAATGGAAGACAGAGACTTTCCCTAACTCCTTGAGGAGCAAATATGAACCTAAGGGACTCTGAGAAGGAAGAAGGGAATCTCCCTATCCAGAGACAACAGAACCAGGGGAAAAGAGCTTTGAAAATAGCAAGAGGGATGGAAGATCCACTCTAGGAGGGACTCCCTTAGCCTTAGGTGCCTaaacaggaggattgggagtttgaggccagcttcagcaacttagagcctgtctcattaaaaaaaaaaaaaaaaaaaaaaaaaaaaaaattgatggagGAGGACCCTGATTTGGTTTGGAGACAGGGGCTGTAGGCCCAGTGGAGGGTTTGTCCCTTTGAGAAGTGGGGCCTGAAGGCAGAGAGActtctacctgctttctgaggtttTAAGCCCCACTGGATAGCTGGGTTGGTGCTAGGAAGAAAGTTGGGGTGGGAGGCAGGAACAGGAGTGAGCCTAGCACAGGGCTTGAGAAGGCTGCAGCCTGCCATGGGCCAGGGGACAAAGGCAGACTCCCAGGACCAGAGCTAGGTTTTTCCTCAGCTGATTCACTGTGtgagaagtcactgccttggtgtCAGCTGACATGATAGAGCAGGACACAGAGCCAAGCCCAGGCCCTCCCAGGACAAGTACCTCCCTGTGGCCCCCCACCTCATATTCTACACTGACCTGGGAACTTGCCATTCTGCACTAGGGGAGGGGGCTGGGATTCCTGGCTCCAGCCACCCTCTTTATCTGAAGGAACTCTT is a window encoding:
- the LOC143638346 gene encoding uncharacterized protein LOC143638346 isoform X2; amino-acid sequence: MASSQATSFPVAPDQEQNRALVVVTSSCRKLVLVMGMMLWALESPWRPAESKGSLRPTTLRIVPGLVGAEACLATDLKTQSLSLTLGCCPP
- the LOC143638346 gene encoding uncharacterized protein LOC143638346 isoform X1 codes for the protein MASSQATSFPVAPDQEQNRALVVVTSSCRKLVLVMGMMLWALESPWRPAESKVWQESGNWGGECVCWAQGFSLPEVLSPPPGFPEANDFKNSPRACRCRGMPGH